The Helicoverpa armigera isolate CAAS_96S chromosome 25, ASM3070526v1, whole genome shotgun sequence genome has a window encoding:
- the LOC110379482 gene encoding uncharacterized protein LOC110379482 isoform X1, which translates to MGKPPYKYTDSETDDSCSSTEDKKKKKFSILKYTNGNVKKKKCKIHSKSEPEDSDHPIRSRSSQRVRYKLPGILKNSTYERDYYIDSASVSPASEDEESEPVKPRRQDRCLVGRVPRPAGAKPGRGGGVAIIVKKNVSDHCRFTKIVRARRLAPKGKSPHTGRCYRRSDLIDSIQ; encoded by the exons ATGGGTAAACCACCTTACAAGTACACGGACTCAGAAACTGATGACTCTTGTTCTTCCACggaagataagaagaaaaaaaagttttc tatccTCAAATACACGAACGGAAACGTGAAGAAGAAGAAATGTAAGATCCACAGCAAGTCGGAGCCTGAAGATTCAGATCACCCCATCAGGAGTCGCAGCAGCCAGAGAGTGAGATACAAGCTGCCAGGCATACTGAAGAACTCCACCTATGAGAGAGACTATTATATAGACT CTGCATCCGTATCTCCAGCATCTGAAGACGAGGAAAGTGAGCCGGTGAAGCCGCGGCGTCAGGATAGGTGCCTGGTGGGGCGGGTGCCCCGGCCTGCGGGGGCGAAGCCCGGCAGGGGCGGAGGCGTCGCCATCATTGTTAAGAAGAATGTCAGT GATCATTGCAGGTTTACGAAGATCGTCAGAGCTCGGCGACTGGCTCCAAAGGGAAAAAGTCCTCACACCGGAAGGTGCTATCGAAGAAGCGATCTTATTGATTCAA ttcagTAG
- the LOC110379482 gene encoding uncharacterized protein LOC110379482 isoform X2, producing MGKPPYKYTDSETDDSCSSTEDKKKKKFSILKYTNGNVKKKKCKIHSKSEPEDSDHPIRSRSSQRVRYKLPGILKNSTYERDYYIDSASVSPASEDEESEPVKPRRQDRCLVGRVPRPAGAKPGRGGGVAIIVKKNVSVYEDRQSSATGSKGKKSSHRKVLSKKRSY from the exons ATGGGTAAACCACCTTACAAGTACACGGACTCAGAAACTGATGACTCTTGTTCTTCCACggaagataagaagaaaaaaaagttttc tatccTCAAATACACGAACGGAAACGTGAAGAAGAAGAAATGTAAGATCCACAGCAAGTCGGAGCCTGAAGATTCAGATCACCCCATCAGGAGTCGCAGCAGCCAGAGAGTGAGATACAAGCTGCCAGGCATACTGAAGAACTCCACCTATGAGAGAGACTATTATATAGACT CTGCATCCGTATCTCCAGCATCTGAAGACGAGGAAAGTGAGCCGGTGAAGCCGCGGCGTCAGGATAGGTGCCTGGTGGGGCGGGTGCCCCGGCCTGCGGGGGCGAAGCCCGGCAGGGGCGGAGGCGTCGCCATCATTGTTAAGAAGAATGTCAGT GTTTACGAAGATCGTCAGAGCTCGGCGACTGGCTCCAAAGGGAAAAAGTCCTCACACCGGAAGGTGCTATCGAAGAAGCGATCTTATTGA